Genomic segment of Hippocampus zosterae strain Florida chromosome 12, ASM2543408v3, whole genome shotgun sequence:
ATCTACGTGACGGGAGGCTACAGGACCAACACAGTGGAGGCCCTTGACACCGTTTTTATTTACAACTGTGACCGTGATGAGTGGACGGAGGCTTGCCCTATGATCACGGCCAGGTACTACCATTGTTCCGTCGCTTTGCACGGCTGTATTTATGCCATCGGAGGCTACGCGGGAGGAGCTCCGGAGCAGCAGACGGAATGGTACGATCCGCTAAAGAAGAAATGGTTCCCGGGGGCAAGAATGATCCAAGGTGTGGAAACAAAACTTGTCTTCAAGattcagtgtttattttttacgtGAGCGCTGGTCAAATAGGGTCTACCCGTCGGAACTGAAATTCTTACCTTGTCATCCAACATTATGTACGATGTGTCAGAAAAAAGTATCTCTTCCTCGAGCTCAGGCGATCGTCAAGGGGACTCGTTTCGAAGACgtggatcagaatcagaatcagaatcatctttattggccatgtatgtagaacacacaaggaatttgtctcgggtataacacgctgcattagtatcgtcaagatcaggggtgggcaattattttttgcatagggccacatgagaaccagaaaatattatggagggccggatcaaaagggtgaactaaattcgacataatattaatttgatttctttatttaaaaagcagtattttgcattttttggcacgtttttcagactttaagagtacattattccgtcgtatcaaacgggatttgcttgacttggcgctactccgggcttccgtatcgtctcccccttcctccctatgctctgcaacttcaagtaactgcgccacctggcgttgaaatacccgtcattacaagtccaaatgaaatgaatgcaatcgtgGACATCGAACTTTAATTCCGTACCAACCCCtgacgggccggattaaaaagaccaacgggcccgatttggcccgcgggccgtagtttgcccacctctggtcaAGATGGTTGTCAAGACGGACCTGCGGAGGGTCTCACGAAAATTCTCCAGGAGTGCATGAAGGAGTGGTTGCGAAAGTGGTGTTAGACTCCAGGGAGATTTCTTTGAGGGGAGGAAATGAGacgtttggatttgaaatataaCAGTCCTCTGTGACACACCTTGTAAGATactaaaatgaaagtaaaaggaagaagaagaaggaaaacctGTAAGGTAGCAAGGTGTGTTTGGGGAAATGCTGATCTCTATGTGTGTAGTTTCGCCGTCATTGTATTGTTTGGCAAAGACGGATAATTTTCAAGTGGGACACTCGCTGTCACTCAAAGCCTTGTGCTGAATGACAaggcaaatattttattttgtaatgtacAATGTggacacaacacaaaaacaaaacagactatCGCTGTGATGCAGGCGTGCTGAGTGAAGAACAGACTTCTGAGTTTGAATTGTtcggaaacattttcattgtaACTGCGGTATGATTGCATCAGCAGCTTGCGCTTTGACAAATATGAGTCAGTGGATGGCAATGAGTGGCCTTTATTGTGAcgacaaaacacaaaaggtcAACCAGACAATTAAAACTAATGCCTGTTATATTTGAGATGTAAGTTGATCATCAAAAGGTATTTTGGCGGGGTTAATGGGTATTTTAAGTCATATTTAGGACTCGCTTTTACTGTTGCATTTTGTCCCGGACAATTATacacatgttcattttttttctatttttgttttgtaagtgACTGCTCCTTTTCTAATTTTAAGGTGTAGGAAATGCCACTGCTGGTGTACTAAGAGATAAAATCTACGTGACCGGAGGCCACTACGGATTCAGAGGAAGCTGCACGTATGAGAAAATCCAAGTCTATAGGCCAGATAACGACGAGTGGAGCATTATTACAATAAACCCACATCCAGGTAACAGTTAAATCCGACGAAATTGGaggttttctgtatttttattttgcattgagCTTTCTACATTCcaatactcttttttttccccctcccagaGTATGGACTGTGTTCTGTGTCTCTTGAGAACAAACTTTATCTGGTAGGCGGAGAGACGACCATTGCGGACTGCTACGACCCAGAGAGAGAGGAATGGAGCTCCATTTCAGTGATGAAGGAGAGCAGGATGGAGTGTGGTGCTGCGGTCATAAATGGTTGCATCTACGTCACAGGGGGCTACTCCTACTCTAGAGGGACTTACCTGCAGAGCATTGAGAAATACGACCCGCAACTGGACACTTGGGAGATTGTCGGGACGCTTCCCAGCTCTTCCAGGTCACATGGATGCGTCTGTGTGTACAGCGATTAATGTCAAGATCTTATCATGCTCCTTTTGAATTGTTGTCAtgtgaaaaataatatattgaATGAAGAAATTGGAAACTATGCAAGTATCAGTCAGTActatttattgaatttattgAACAATTTGAAGATCTGTTATCTCATATGAGACAGTTTGTGTTGCTCTATAAGGGACAAGATACTCAAAATAAATAGTGTTTATTTATCAGGAAACCAACAAAATGACGTCAGTCGCTCGTCCTGGAGCTtttagtgcgtgcgtgtgtgtgggcgtgtgctGTGGGTGAGCGCGCGCGCGTCTGTGTGTGAGAAGGAACATTTAATGATTAAATTAGTTATACATTTGTTCacatcaaagcatttttttctctttagaaTTGTAACATTACGTTTATACTTCGAGTAATTTAATCACTGCACTATTGTATAGGCCAACAGTTTCTCTGTACCACTAAACGGGCTTTCTTGAAGGTTGTAAATCAGCAGGATtcgcgactgactggcgaccagttcagggtgtagtctgccctCCGCCCAAATTTAACCGGATATAGGCCCCAGCAGCCCCGCGACCCTGGATGGGTGATTCAGGTACGCGTTGAAGAAACGTGCTATAATATGAGCGTGTCGACACAGTTCAATGCAATCGTATTTGCGCGATGGCAGCGACATCTAGCGACAATTTAACGCACCTACCTGCCACCCCCTGCCTTTTGGTCCTCCCGGCTTTCCGTAACACGCAGTCTCACATGTACAAACTGGTACCAAAGTGAAATCCTTCTGTTTGAAAGACAAAATCTCCAACCGAGTCGTATCAAATCGATAGTAAGTACAGTACAATTGTTCATTGtatgatgaatttaaaaaaaaacctccaaaatATTCTCTTTGTTGATTTAAGAACGACGTCCCCGTTTAGCTTGTTTAAGCGGCATGCTGTTTGTCGAGAGTCTTGGAATGAAGTCACATGGTTGAAACTGATTAAACGTGTGAAAAGGTTGTGGGGCTGTATGCACGAATTCCCGTCGTGGAGGCAATGTGAAAGTAAATTATTTTTTCTAAATGGAACCATTGTCCATTTTGGAGCACGCTGTGTGGCCGGTCTGCAAATGCGACACGTTAGCTTGCTAGTAGGCTagctgcaagaaaaaaaaaaacgcaattcGAGCGTAAAACGTCACTCCACAACGAGTACTGTTGGATTTTAttctttggagtttttttttaattagttgcCTCAAAAATCTCATGTATCCTCCATGTTAGTCACGCCGTAATTACCGTGTGCACCTGTAAGCAATGGAAccatttatcattatatttttgaacatttaaacCTCTATATTCCTGACCGGTTTAATGGGAAGGAACTTGATCACATTTGATTGAATTAAGTAAAATAGGTTGGGTGATAAACTCATCCAAAAGGGGCTCAGAATAGTGGAGAATGTAACCTGGGTGTTTTGCACACAGAACAGTCATGTCTGAAGAAATGTCGCCAGTTGAAGTGAAAGTGGCTCGACAAATTGAGGTAATCTATTATTACAATATTCATTTATATCCAGTATGCTTATACTGTATTGGTCATAAACATTCGTGGCAATACGTTTAACGTTGACTGTATTCTTGCCTGCAGTACTATTTTGGTGATCACAATCTTCTAAGAGACAAGTTTCTCAAAGAACAACTTCAGCTTGATGATGGCTGGGTCACTTTGGAGACAATGCTCAAATTTAACAGGTTTGTGCGCTTACATTGTTTTCCAGGGTTGTCGTAATATTTTTGTATGCAGTGTTTGTAATTTGTGTTATGAGGTGtgcaaacaaatcaacaaatacaaacacCTGCTGCACCACCTTGTATTCAACAATAAAATTTGAATTATTGTTTGGCGCAGGCATGATAGCAGAGGACTGCATTCATGGGGGATGACAAGCATTTGACCAGTCATGTTGAATTTTTCCCTCTCCACAGATTGAAATCTCTAACCTCTGACGGCGACGTCATCGTCTCCGCACTCCAGAAATCAACCAGCGGCCTTTTGGAAATCAGCGAAGACAAGACAAAAATCAGGAGGTGTCCAGAAAAGCCTTTACCTGAATTGAACGACGAGTACAAAGATGCTGTCAAACACAAATCTGTCTACATGGTAAATTctgaaaaaatgtgttgttcaaATGATCAccaattcaattatttttagaattccccccaaattattaaaaaaaacaggtctTGGTTGACATCATGTTGTTATTCTTTTGAGACTACATATCCGTAGTTTCATTCCATCAAATTCTGCATGTGTGCCTTCCTCCGTCAGATACGGTGTATGCCGTTTCAGTGTACATTTTTTATGCCATAAATTATGGTTTGGAGTACTTGTAAATTGGATTGACCATATcagtaatttaatttatttctaATATGGTGGTATATTTCCATCTTTGTATGCACTTCTAGCATTCATATCCCAGTCTTTGACCGTCTACAATAATTTGTCCCATTTGTTCCTCCAGAAAGGTTTTCCCTTGGGAACCTCCCTTGATGAGATCCAGGAATGGTTGAATGGAAAAGGCAACAtagaaaacattcaaatgaggaGAGATATGGAGAGGCAGTTCAAGgtagtaaaaaataataataataataatttgaggTTGCTTATTGAGTCAGACCATGCAATTATTTAGTGAGTTGGGTTATGAACTCGGATCTGTTTTGTTGGCAGGGATCAATCTTTATCTGCTTTGACACCGACGAGTCATCCAAGCAGTTCCTTGAGCGTACGGACATCAAATCATTCAAAGACAACGAAATGCTCGTGTTGTCAAGGTGCGCACGCTTGATTTTCAGCAACAATTACATTGTGTGGAATAAATGACAAATCACAGATTAAAGTGTGCAATTGTCATCGAGTAAATTAAGCAAAGTAAATACAAAGTGGACCTTcattttaacttaaaaaaaaattgaccatgCTTTGTAGAGAGGCCTGCAAAGTCAAGTGTTCTTTTGTCCTATCAGGGAAGCCTACCATGCCAAAAAAGCAGAAgagagaaaacaacacaaagcaGAGACAAAAGCAAAAGTGAAACAGTGAGTATACAACTGCTTGTTATTTTCTTGGGGAGTCGGGGGAGGGAAATAAACTTGCTTGCTCCTTCCACAAATCTCTCCTCAGGGATAAAGAACAGCAAAAGAAACACACGGAGGAGAAAAATATGGTATGATCCCTTCATCCTCCAACAAGCTTGCTTGTCGGGAGGATTGCTCGGGCTCACGACCCCTTACTGGTTTGCAGGATGAGCTCATGGAAGAATACTCGGGTTCCTTGTTAAATTTCTCCGGCGAGATGCAAGATGTTTCCAGAGAAGACTTTCACGACGTGTTCTCGGGGCACGGACGAATCAAGTGGGTTGATTTTACGAGAGGAGCCAAAGAGGTAAGCCGAGGCTCTTTCCAACGAGGATGTTAAGTGGAATGGTTATTGAATAACTGCAAAAATTGTTGATCTGAATCGTAAATGAATCCACAAATATTTGATAGTTGCGGTGCCGACATTTTTGCTTCATGGGACATGTTTTGACTCCCGACAAAGGGCACCCTCCTGTTCGATGGAAATGCAAAGGAAGCTTATGAGAAGGCCAAAGAGGCAAATGACGGAGAGctcaaagtcaagaataacgtggTGACGTGGAAGCTGCTCGaaggggaggaggagaaagaggtcCTGAAAAAGATCATTAAAGCACAACAGGAATCCCGGAGTAAAGAAAGAGGTAACCACCTTGATTCGACGCAAGCAGCACATCAAGTACAGATAATTGATCGGTTCGGTCTGTCTTCAAGGCAGGGGAAAATCCGGCggtagaggaagaggaggccgcCGAGGAAAAGGGGGAAGAGATCAAAGCAGAACTCAATACCAGGGCAAGAAGACGAAATTTGCGAGcgatgacgaggaggaggagggtaaTTGGACATATTTAAGGGTCGTAATTTGTTTGAAATAAGACTTTGTAACAATGtgaaatcatttttgttttagctCCGGCGCCCGCAGCCCCGAAGAGAGAACTTGAGGAAGCCGATGGTCCCGCGGCAAAGGTGGCCAAAACTGAAAATGGATCTTAGTAAGGCCACActcggatctttttttttttagtttggacAAAATGTTTATTATATACAGAGGCAAACAAGTCCATTCCACTCAAAAGCTTCAGGCTTTGGAGAAGCGTAGGAAGTCCACCTGAATGTCAACCTGGAGAACAATTTGCAAAGCTTGGCGtcagtttcttttttctttgctttttaagTCCACCTATGTTTCGCTTCAGAACATTTCATGTTTATGATGTAGAACTTTCTCCTCCTGGATTGTAATTTAATTTCAGCAGAACACTTTGAGTTGGATCTCTAAAATTCCTCGGGTGACAAAAATCTtctctacattaaaaaaaaagctttgctgtTTTTACGTTTTCATTGTGAATTGCAAATAGACCCATGTATAACAATCTAACAATTTTAATGTGCTTGTTCAGCAGCTGTCCAGGTTGGAAAAGGGTGTGAAGAATATTTAAACTCACCGATTTCTTTTTGTGAAACTTATAAGAAGCTGGCAAGTCGTATCTcagttctgttaaaaaaaaaaaaagtcaacgtgACTCATTTCAACTCTTCTGGTGTGCTTATATTACCTGCAATGACTTCCATCTTCACCCCCCAGTCATTTGCCTTCTTTTGTATGTGCTGGAACGGGATAAAAGAAATTGTCAGAAACACTTggagtttttgttgttcatttatTGCCTGCGAAATGAACAGTGAGCAAGGTTGGCTGTAGTCAACAAACAGAATGAATTGGGACAATCCAAAACGCCAACAAGACAGGGATAGCTCTTTTCTTACCTCACGTGTTGATGTTTTATGGAGTGAATACACGGCTTTTTTTGCCATTGTTATGGCGGCTCTTAAAAACTTCATGTCCATACCTTTAGGGAAAAAAACGGATTAATATTCTAACAATtacaatgtggaaaaaaagaaaaacggtaCATGCAATTTTAACATGGCACTTCAGCCTTAAATCAAAGATACACGATTGTGTGAAAATGTACAAATTTCTTCCTCACCTTGGTTATGTTTTGTTCCAAAAGGGGGATTCATGATGACAGTGTCAAAACTGTGACGATAATCTTCAGTTTTTAAAGAACACAAGTCACACTGGACCAGGTCAACGTTGGAAAGCTCGAATTCATCCGCATTTCTTCTGAAAATGTCCAGCGCGTCATTGTCGATGTCAAATCCGACGCATAACCTTTAGAAGACATACCAGTAAATATTACCCAGAGATATTTCAGTGTTAATAATCCTTAGAATGATGACAAAAAGATGCCGAAGCGCACCCTGCTTCCAGCATCGCCGCACCGATGCTCAGAACTCCACAGCCACATCCCAGATCGGCCACGAGTTTAGCCTCAATGTCATCAAACGTGTTGTGTATCGTATAAAGCATGCACGCTGTGGAAACACGAAGCAAATTCAATACATTTAAACAAAAGTAAACATACAACCCAAAGAGCGGACGTTTGTTTCCTCACCAGCAATGTGTGCACTGGTTGGATATTGCTCCAGAAGGATTTTGGGCTCTTCAAATGTGTCCACTTGTTGTAGACAACTTTCCAATTCTTTAAGTTTCATCACGTGCAATTATCAAATCCTAACCTGTCCATAGAATAAAATACAAGGCGATcgtttacaataaaatgtgaagtTTTACTATAGAGGAGACGACTTCCGTTTGGGTTGCATCAACCAAAACAGACCGTCATGGAATAAAAATGCGTGAAGATGTGTTCCGGGCTACCGTGAATTGTGACCAATACTGTACCTGCATTATAAATTTGCAGCACATTAAAAGATTGGATTGGAAATTATCAccataaaatacaaatgcaTCACATAAAATATTAAACCTGAAATAAAGTTGTAATTTAAATTTAATGTAAATTACTGTGCAATTTTACAGGATTAGatgtattttaaattaaataaatttaaacgGTAAATAGAGGGCTTAATTTGATTATGTagtgcattttattgttttttaaaaaaaatggttttgggGCGTTTTCTTTCTTAAGCATGACTTTTGAAAGTCACGATTTGTATCTTTTTGTCCTTTCCATTTTACAGCTCGCATGGATTAAAATGTCTGTTGCctagaagcaaaaacaaacacacggaAATAGGTGTGTCTGAACGTAGCGCGGCAGGCAGCTTCAAGAAAATAGACTCCGTAAAAATATGAGGAAATTAAGTGTAAACTACAACTTTTTTACCTCTTTTAAGCGTATGACCCTTTTAGTCATTCGTCGGTCGCATATCCCTTTTATATAAAAAATACGACAAACGCAAACAACGAAAAGTATCGCGAGAACCCGCGAGAACATGGACgcaagacaacaaaaataaatttgcgGACAACAAGCCAGCGAATGATGGCGGCGTCGCTGTTACGCCGGGACAAGAAAGCTACTGCCGCCCACCTGAAGGCAGACTTAAAGCGGACTGACAACACCGCTGCGGTCCGACAAATTCACGAGCTACTGGATGACGTGCTAAATCCAGAAAAACCAGCCACGGACACTGAAGCGCTTGACTGGTGTAAATGTCTAATTGCAGGGGGCGAAGCATTCGAGGAGTTCTGCAAAACAGTCCGCTCTTTTGACAACGCCACCCTGTGCGGTTTAGTGTGGACAGCAAATTTCGTGGCGTATCGATGCCGGACCTGTGGAATCTCTCCTTGCATGTCACTGTGCGCCGAGTGTTTTAACAACGGAGACCATACGAGTCATGACTTCAACATGTTCCGGAGCCAGGCTGGCGGGGCCTGTGATTGTGGAGACAGTAATGTCATGCGAGAGAGTGGGTAAGCCAAGTTTCCGGCTAGCTAAACTaaactaagctaagctaagctatgCTAAGCTGTGCCTAGCCAGTGACAGGTGCAGTTTGGAAGAGAGATTCTCGTTAATGTTCAAATGCCGTCACCTATGAACACAACCGTTGTGTCATTTTGTGCAATACGTGATTTCGAATGACGACACACCGGCACGGTGAATTAAAGTTTCGCCTTTTCTGTCATTAATGAGCGACATACTGCAGTTAGCATTGACGGAAAAACGACCAGGACCCATCAATTTAGAGGATCATTCACCAGCTTGAATATGATCATGACTGCACAGTATCTGTAGTTATGTGGTTGTTTGGACATGGTCCGACAGTTGGAGCACTGATAAACCCGTTTTACAAACACCACACGTCAAATTGTGCTAATGAAGATTGAGCCATGGTTGAATGATGTTGCTTCATCGTAAAACGATGATTGCATCACTACTGCATCTGCTGTTCCCGATGACGAAACACTTTAATTCAACAGTTATTAATAGTTAGGATTAAAAGTTAATAGTGTGGTAGTAAAATGTTGTGGTTGGACTGATAAACATTCTGGCTAAATCCAACAGGTTAATCATGTAAATACAATTAGGGGATTGTGGTGTTTCTCCCTGTATGTACATTGCTACTGATTTATGATAAGCAGCTGAAATGTTCTGTATTGTAAGCTGTAAACTACAATAAGCTGCTTTTCTCTGCAATATGTGcgtttctttcaaaataaacttaGCAGGGTTCCCGCAGATCCTTACAAAGCTTTCAAAGGCACTAAATCAGTGAACCTAAAAACAAGGTCTTCATTGGCATTAAAATGACTTAAACCAATCTTTCAACATTCTTTAAAAATGCTAACACACATCGAGTATGAATTTAAGATTGAAAATAGTCTAAAAATAGATGACATTCTCAAAAAGATAATTCAATGAATGACTCCAGTGGTGTAACATTGCAAATGACGACAGTGGAACTAACAACACAGTGGTGTGGTTTTAGTCAGACTCAGGATTCTTGAGCACAAATGCCCGTGATTTATTTACATGAGCAACCTCGGACAACCGGGGACATTGAGAgcattgtgtatttgtttttaaatgtaaattcatACATTTATGTCCTTGTATTGATCCATTTGAATTGcatttatgaaacaaacaccTGTTGTATAATCATTCACTGACCAAGAGACCTCTCCAAAAGAGTGGCAAAATTTTTCACTGCTCTCGGATTAATCTGtctgctaattttttttttccaacaggtTTTGCAGACGGCATCGGTTGAGAACAGGAGAGAACATCCCGTCAATTCCCAGAGATCTTCTGTTGATGTCAGAGTTGGTTCTCCCTCGCTTTATCCTGTCGGTCATACAGTATCTGAGGGATGGCTATACAGAACCAGGTGAAAATTAGCTTATCTTATTACatattaaatgcaaatataGATAATTTGCGCACAAGCATTATGGTCCCGTTTGCATCCGGCGTCATGTTTAGAGCCGAGAGTTATGACGCGTATATTATCTTCCCACACCAGACAGCTCAAC
This window contains:
- the ssb gene encoding lupus La protein codes for the protein MSEEMSPVEVKVARQIEYYFGDHNLLRDKFLKEQLQLDDGWVTLETMLKFNRLKSLTSDGDVIVSALQKSTSGLLEISEDKTKIRRCPEKPLPELNDEYKDAVKHKSVYMKGFPLGTSLDEIQEWLNGKGNIENIQMRRDMERQFKGSIFICFDTDESSKQFLERTDIKSFKDNEMLVLSREAYHAKKAEERKQHKAETKAKVKQDKEQQKKHTEEKNMDELMEEYSGSLLNFSGEMQDVSREDFHDVFSGHGRIKWVDFTRGAKEGTLLFDGNAKEAYEKAKEANDGELKVKNNVVTWKLLEGEEEKEVLKKIIKAQQESRSKERGRGKSGGRGRGGRRGKGGRDQSRTQYQGKKTKFASDDEEEEAPAPAAPKRELEEADGPAAKVAKTENGS
- the mettl5 gene encoding rRNA N6-adenosine-methyltransferase METTL5 isoform X2, which codes for MKLKELESCLQQVDTFEEPKILLEQYPTSAHIAACMLYTIHNTFDDIEAKLVADLGCGCGVLSIGAAMLEAGLCVGFDIDNDALDIFRRNADEFELSNVDLVQCDLCSLKTEDYRHSFDTVIMNPPFGTKHNQGMDMKFLRAAITMAKKAVYSLHKTSTREHIQKKANDWGVKMEVIAELRYDLPASYKFHKKKSVDIQVDFLRFSKA
- the mettl5 gene encoding rRNA N6-adenosine-methyltransferase METTL5 isoform X1, producing MKLKELESCLQQVDTFEEPKILLEQYPTSAHIAACMLYTIHNTFDDIEAKLVADLGCGCGVLSIGAAMLEAGLCVGFDIDNDALDIFRRNADEFELSNVDLVQCDLCSLKTEDYRHSFDTVIMNPPFGTKHNQGMDMKFLRAAITMAKKAVYSLHKTSTREHIQKKANDWGVKMEVIAELRYDLPASYKFHKKKSVSLNILHTLFQPGQLLNKHIKIVRLLYMGLFAIHNENVKTAKLFF